Proteins encoded within one genomic window of Candidatus Baltobacteraceae bacterium:
- a CDS encoding pitrilysin family protein, which yields MRYFSSASTVFFSALAAVFLGLGNLPARAETTATRATLANGLQVIVVRDTLAPVVTTMLNYKVGSDEQWVDGLAHATEHMMFRGSQTMSGSLLNDIMSVTGGDFDADTQSTVTQYFFTVPSQYLDVALRVERSRASGLLMAQDQWNQERGPITQEVTQDNSNAFYRLFVKMQDRLIGGTPYAKNGLGTVEGFAKNVNSTQLLKFYRTWYHPNNAVYVIAGDVDPQATIASVKALFGDIPSAKLPARAPVRLRPLRPGTVYHDVSDQPFTGILLGYRFPGYDSPDYAASQILSDVLSSQRSEFGAMAYTGKALGTQFFVQTFPKTAVGIAFAAVPVGTPPDSTDRDVRAIFDAYRRNGVPADLVEAAKLREISQLEFNANSIQGLADEWSEAVAVQGLSSPDDMIAHFRAVTAADVNRVLRTYMNPSTVVAAYAVPKNSGAMSSGSSEMAKENNSIPPSKHEPLPSWAQAVLDKLQVPQQTLSPTDTTLANGIRLIVQPEHVTHTVVVTGEIENNEQVQTPAGKEGVADITSALFPFGTTTYGRVAFQTELDKIAASTNAGTSFDLQVLSPDFDRGVALLADEELHPAFDPRAFAIVQQQTVGGLRGEVTSPDHLAEVAMNKALYPLGDPLQRFATPETAAGVTLQDVKDWYASAYRPDLTTIVVIGDTTPEAAKAAIEKYFGGWTASGPKPNVYPPPVPLNAPSAVTVPATGRVQSSVELAETVGVLRTDPDWAPMQVANAVLTGGFYSSLLYHDLREVHGYAYSVSSGLNAGKVRSAFSVSYACDPQNIVPAQAQVVAVLKQLQAQPIESDRLLRSKALLMGDIPIREGSYGGVSRQLLNYATRGLPLDQNMIDARAELATTPAQIEAAMVKYVRPDGFVRVVTGPGPK from the coding sequence ATGCGTTATTTCAGCTCTGCGTCCACGGTCTTTTTCTCCGCGCTCGCCGCGGTTTTTTTAGGTCTCGGCAACCTTCCCGCACGAGCCGAAACCACCGCCACGCGCGCCACGCTGGCCAACGGCCTGCAGGTCATCGTCGTACGGGACACGCTCGCGCCGGTCGTTACCACGATGCTCAATTATAAAGTGGGGTCCGACGAACAGTGGGTCGACGGTCTAGCCCACGCCACCGAGCACATGATGTTTCGCGGCAGCCAGACGATGTCGGGATCGCTGCTCAACGATATCATGAGCGTTACCGGCGGCGACTTCGATGCGGACACGCAGAGCACGGTGACGCAATACTTCTTTACCGTTCCGTCGCAGTATCTCGACGTCGCTCTGCGGGTGGAACGCTCGCGCGCGAGCGGCCTGCTCATGGCCCAGGATCAATGGAATCAGGAGCGCGGCCCGATCACGCAAGAGGTGACGCAGGATAACAGCAACGCCTTCTACCGGCTCTTCGTGAAGATGCAAGACCGGCTCATCGGCGGCACGCCGTACGCGAAGAATGGTTTGGGAACGGTCGAGGGATTCGCAAAAAACGTCAACAGCACGCAACTGCTGAAGTTCTATCGCACGTGGTACCATCCCAATAACGCCGTCTACGTCATCGCCGGCGACGTGGATCCGCAGGCGACGATCGCCAGCGTCAAGGCGCTCTTCGGCGACATTCCCTCCGCTAAGCTGCCGGCACGCGCACCGGTGCGTTTGCGGCCGCTGCGTCCCGGCACCGTCTATCACGATGTGTCGGATCAACCGTTTACCGGCATCCTGCTGGGATATCGCTTCCCAGGGTACGATAGTCCCGATTATGCGGCGTCGCAAATTCTCAGCGACGTTCTTTCCAGTCAGCGCAGCGAATTTGGCGCGATGGCGTACACCGGTAAAGCCCTCGGCACTCAGTTCTTCGTGCAGACCTTTCCGAAGACGGCCGTTGGAATTGCGTTTGCGGCGGTTCCCGTAGGGACGCCGCCCGATTCAACCGATCGCGACGTGCGAGCGATTTTCGACGCGTACCGTCGCAACGGCGTGCCGGCGGATTTAGTAGAAGCTGCGAAGTTGCGCGAAATCTCGCAGCTGGAGTTCAATGCGAACTCGATTCAGGGGCTTGCCGACGAATGGAGCGAGGCGGTCGCCGTGCAGGGCTTGAGCTCGCCCGACGACATGATCGCACATTTTAGAGCGGTGACGGCGGCCGACGTCAACCGAGTCTTGCGGACGTACATGAACCCCTCCACCGTGGTCGCGGCCTATGCGGTTCCGAAAAACTCCGGCGCGATGAGTTCGGGCAGTTCGGAGATGGCCAAGGAGAACAACTCGATCCCGCCCAGCAAGCACGAGCCGCTGCCGTCCTGGGCACAAGCGGTCCTCGATAAACTGCAAGTGCCGCAGCAGACGCTGTCGCCCACCGACACGACGCTCGCCAACGGCATTCGCTTGATCGTTCAACCCGAACACGTCACGCATACGGTCGTCGTTACGGGTGAGATCGAAAACAACGAGCAGGTGCAGACTCCGGCGGGTAAAGAGGGTGTTGCGGACATCACCAGCGCGTTGTTCCCTTTCGGTACGACCACCTACGGTCGCGTAGCGTTCCAAACCGAGCTCGACAAGATCGCCGCGTCGACGAACGCTGGGACGAGCTTCGACTTGCAGGTGCTGTCGCCGGACTTCGATCGCGGGGTGGCTCTGCTTGCCGACGAGGAACTGCATCCGGCCTTCGATCCACGAGCGTTCGCGATCGTCCAACAGCAGACCGTCGGAGGATTGCGCGGCGAGGTGACGTCGCCCGATCATCTGGCCGAAGTGGCGATGAACAAAGCGCTATATCCGCTCGGAGACCCGCTTCAGCGATTCGCTACGCCGGAAACGGCTGCCGGCGTGACGCTGCAAGACGTCAAGGACTGGTACGCGTCGGCGTATCGCCCCGATCTGACGACGATCGTCGTTATCGGCGATACAACTCCCGAAGCCGCTAAAGCGGCGATCGAAAAGTACTTCGGCGGTTGGACGGCGAGCGGCCCCAAACCCAACGTGTATCCGCCGCCGGTTCCGCTTAACGCGCCGAGTGCCGTGACCGTTCCGGCAACCGGACGAGTTCAATCGTCGGTCGAACTCGCAGAAACGGTCGGCGTGCTCCGAACGGATCCGGATTGGGCCCCGATGCAAGTTGCAAACGCCGTGCTGACCGGCGGATTCTATTCGTCGCTGCTGTACCACGATTTGCGCGAGGTGCACGGCTATGCTTACTCCGTATCCAGCGGTCTCAACGCCGGCAAAGTGCGATCCGCGTTCTCGGTCTCATACGCCTGCGATCCGCAAAACATCGTACCCGCGCAAGCGCAAGTCGTTGCCGTGCTCAAACAGCTCCAGGCGCAGCCGATCGAAAGCGATCGTCTATTGCGCTCGAAGGCGCTGCTCATGGGCGATATTCCCATTCGTGAAGGCAGCTACGGCGGCGTGTCGCGTCAGTTGCTCAACTACGCAACGCGCGGGCTTCCGCTGGATCAGAACATGATCGACGCTCGCGCGGAGTTGGCGACGACGCCCGCCCAAATCGAAGCGGCGATGGTGAAATACGTGCGACCGGACGGCTTCGTGCGCGTCGTCACCGGCCCTGGGCCAAAATAA